The following are encoded together in the Scomber scombrus chromosome 7, fScoSco1.1, whole genome shotgun sequence genome:
- the LOC133982849 gene encoding membrane-spanning 4-domains subfamily A member 4D-like, translating to MSVGMTKADGVTVLTLTTDPNSACPPLCQIFKALCYSPVCCSVSQQLRRVQKTSQSVLGALQIMVGLLNIGLGVVLWSDRRGPWWIIESMFPFWLGSLFIFFGITCILSEKFPSRCLVIINVILNLTGVGFAITAIVLYSINVVESGWMWGMCEDDSYNHYNYWYGHHERTTATPSSEDLIIQEKCLEAQALIFTLVKSINAVMIVMSALELCLVISSVVLGIKALKSSQKGENKSTDEPEHYKPLLEEVTTYPVV from the exons ATGTCTGTGGGCATGACCAAGGCGGATGGGGTCACTGTGTTGACTTTGACCACCGACCCCAATAGTGCTTGTCCACCTCTATGCCAAATCTTCAAGGCCCTTTGCTACAGCCCCGTGTGCTGCTCTGTGTCTCAGCAGCTGAGGAGGGTTCAGAAAACTTCTCAGTCAGTATTGGGG GCTCTGCAGATTATGGTTGGCTTGCTCAACATTGGCCTTGGAGTCGTCCTCTGGAGCGATCGTAGGGGCCCTTGGTGGATAATTGAGAGCATGTTTCCTTTTTGGCTTGGAAGCCTG TTCATATTTTTTGGCATCACGTGCATTTTGTCTGAGAAGTTTCCCAGTCGATGTCTG gtCATTATCAACGTGATTCTGAATCTGACAGGAGTTGGTTTTGCCATCACAGCCATTGTACTGTACTCCATCAATGTGGTAGAAAGTGGCTGGATGTGGGGGATGTGCGAAGATGACAGTTATAACCATTATAACTACTGGTATGGCCATCATGAAAGGACAACGGCAACTCCATCTTCCGAGGACTTGATCATCCAGGAGAAATGCTTGGAGGCACAAGCACTGATTTTT ACGCTTGTTAAAAGCATTAATGCTGTGATGATCGTCATGTCGGCCCTGGAGCTCTGCCTCGTCATCAGCTCTGTTGTCCTGGGTATCAAAGCCCTGAAGAGCAGTCAGAAGGGAGAAAACAAG AGCACTGATGAACCAGAACATTACAAACCACTTCTGGAGGAGGTCACCACTTACCCTGTAGTCTAA
- the LOC133982853 gene encoding uncharacterized protein LOC133982853 isoform X1, producing the protein MSVSMTKTDGVTVMTLTSDPKSACSPLCQIFKALCYSPVCCSVSQQLRRVQKTSQSALGALQIMVGWLNIVFAAILWCGHGPWWIMDIMFPFWLGGSFIFFGIMCILSEKFPSRCLVIINVILNLTGVGFAITAIVLYSISVAESDWELWGKCRDYSYNYWYGHHASRTASPSPEKLFMKEKCLEAQALILMLIRSMNAVMIILSALELCLVISSVVLGIKALKSSQKGENKH; encoded by the exons ATGTCTGTGAGCATGACCAAGACGGACGGGGTCACTGTGATGACTTTGACCTCCGACCCCAAAAGTGCTTGTTCACCTCTATGCCAAATCTTCAAGGCCCTTTGCTACAGCCCCGTGTGCTGCTCTGTGTCTCAGCAGCTGAGGAGGGTGCAGAAAACTTCTCAGTCAGCACTGGGG GCTCTGCAGATTATGGTTGGCTGGCTCAACATTGTCTTTGCAGCCATCCTCTGGTGCGGTCATGGCCCTTGGTGGATAATGGATATCATGTTTCCTTTTTGGCTTGGAGGATCT TTCATATTTTTTGGCATCATGTGCATTTTGTCTGAGAAATTTCCCAGTCGATGTCTG gTCATCATCAACGTGATTCTGAATCTGACAGGAGTTGGTTTTGCCATCACAGCCATTGTACTGTACTCCATCAGTGTGGCAGAAAGTGATTGGGAGTTGTGGGGAAAGTGCAGAGATTACAGTTATAACTACTGGTATGGTCATCATGCAAGTAGGACGGCAAGTCCATCTCCCGAGAAGCTGTTCATGAAGGAGAAATGCTTGGAGGCACAAGCTCTGATTCTT ATGCTTATTAGAAGCATGAATGCTGTGATGATCATCTTGTCGGCCCTTGAGCTCTGCCTCGTCATCAGCTCTGTTGTCCTGGGGATCAAAGCCCTGAAGAGCAGTCAGAAGGGAGAAAACAAG CACTGA
- the LOC133982853 gene encoding uncharacterized protein LOC133982853 isoform X2: MSVSMTKTDGVTVMTLTSDPKSACSPLCQIFKALCYSPVCCSVSQQLRRVQKTSQSALGALQIMVGWLNIVFAAILWCGHGPWWIMDIMFPFWLGGSFIFFGIMCILSEKFPSRCLVIINVILNLTGVGFAITAIVLYSISVAESDWELWGKCRDYSYNYWYGHHASRTASPSPEKLFMKEKCLEAQALILMLIRSMNAVMIILSALELCLVISSVVLGIKALKSSQKGENKVDTDEPEHYKPLLEEVTTYPVV, encoded by the exons ATGTCTGTGAGCATGACCAAGACGGACGGGGTCACTGTGATGACTTTGACCTCCGACCCCAAAAGTGCTTGTTCACCTCTATGCCAAATCTTCAAGGCCCTTTGCTACAGCCCCGTGTGCTGCTCTGTGTCTCAGCAGCTGAGGAGGGTGCAGAAAACTTCTCAGTCAGCACTGGGG GCTCTGCAGATTATGGTTGGCTGGCTCAACATTGTCTTTGCAGCCATCCTCTGGTGCGGTCATGGCCCTTGGTGGATAATGGATATCATGTTTCCTTTTTGGCTTGGAGGATCT TTCATATTTTTTGGCATCATGTGCATTTTGTCTGAGAAATTTCCCAGTCGATGTCTG gTCATCATCAACGTGATTCTGAATCTGACAGGAGTTGGTTTTGCCATCACAGCCATTGTACTGTACTCCATCAGTGTGGCAGAAAGTGATTGGGAGTTGTGGGGAAAGTGCAGAGATTACAGTTATAACTACTGGTATGGTCATCATGCAAGTAGGACGGCAAGTCCATCTCCCGAGAAGCTGTTCATGAAGGAGAAATGCTTGGAGGCACAAGCTCTGATTCTT ATGCTTATTAGAAGCATGAATGCTGTGATGATCATCTTGTCGGCCCTTGAGCTCTGCCTCGTCATCAGCTCTGTTGTCCTGGGGATCAAAGCCCTGAAGAGCAGTCAGAAGGGAGAAAACAAGGTAGA CACTGATGAACCAGAACACTACAAACCACTTCTGGAGGAGGTCACCACTTACCCTGTAGTCTAA